The Rhodopseudomonas palustris genome window below encodes:
- the cysS gene encoding cysteine--tRNA ligase: MALRLYDTLTKEKRDFAPIDPHNVRMYVCGPTVYDFAHIGNARPVIVFDVLFRLLRHLYGADHVKYVRNITDVDDKINDRAARDYPGLPLNEAIRKVTEQTEQQFHDDVDALGCLRPTVEPRATEHIGEMRTIIDRLVEGGFAYVAADHVLFSPAAMNAANGVLPRYGALANRSLDEMIAGARVDVAPYKRDATDFVLWKPSKPGEPSWPSPAGITTQGRPGWHIECSAMSWKHLGETFDIHGGGIDLVFPHHENEVAQSCCAFHTERMAQTWMHNGFLQVEGEKMSKSLGNFVTIRELLETEKFGGRKWEGLELRLAMLRTHYRQPIDWTHQNLEEARQALDSWANKIEGIEAVPPSVNLCEALLDDLNTPRAIAELHRLGRAKDYSGLAAGLKLMGLDLASYRSPLTKAVHSAFEKRDRIDALISERTAARVRKDFKESDRIRDELAAMGIAIKDGKDADGKPVTTWEIAR; encoded by the coding sequence ATGGCTTTGCGCCTCTACGATACGCTGACCAAGGAGAAGCGCGACTTCGCGCCGATCGATCCGCACAACGTGCGGATGTATGTCTGCGGTCCCACGGTCTACGACTTCGCCCATATCGGCAACGCCCGGCCCGTCATCGTGTTCGACGTGCTGTTCCGGCTGCTGCGGCATCTCTACGGCGCGGATCACGTCAAATACGTCCGCAACATCACCGACGTCGACGACAAGATCAACGATCGCGCGGCGCGTGACTATCCCGGCCTGCCGCTGAACGAGGCGATCCGCAAGGTCACCGAGCAGACCGAGCAGCAATTCCACGACGACGTCGATGCGCTCGGCTGCCTGCGGCCGACCGTCGAGCCGCGCGCCACCGAACACATCGGCGAGATGCGCACCATCATCGACCGGCTGGTCGAAGGCGGCTTCGCCTATGTGGCCGCGGATCACGTGCTGTTTTCGCCGGCGGCGATGAACGCCGCCAACGGCGTGCTGCCGCGCTACGGCGCGCTCGCCAATCGATCGCTCGACGAAATGATCGCCGGCGCCCGCGTCGACGTCGCGCCCTACAAGCGCGACGCCACCGACTTCGTGCTGTGGAAACCGTCGAAGCCCGGCGAGCCGTCCTGGCCGTCGCCGGCCGGCATCACGACGCAAGGACGGCCGGGCTGGCATATCGAATGCTCCGCGATGTCGTGGAAGCATCTCGGCGAGACCTTCGACATCCACGGCGGCGGCATCGACCTGGTGTTTCCGCATCACGAAAACGAAGTCGCCCAAAGCTGCTGCGCCTTCCACACCGAGCGCATGGCCCAGACCTGGATGCACAACGGCTTCCTGCAGGTCGAAGGCGAGAAGATGTCGAAGAGTTTGGGGAATTTCGTCACGATCAGGGAGTTGCTGGAGACGGAGAAATTCGGCGGACGGAAGTGGGAGGGACTTGAGCTACGCTTGGCAATGTTAAGGACGCACTATCGCCAACCGATCGATTGGACTCATCAAAATCTGGAGGAAGCTCGGCAAGCTTTGGACAGTTGGGCGAACAAAATCGAAGGCATTGAGGCGGTACCTCCATCAGTGAATCTTTGCGAGGCCCTTCTAGATGACCTCAATACTCCGCGTGCGATTGCAGAATTGCATCGCCTGGGAAGAGCAAAGGACTATTCTGGGTTGGCAGCCGGATTGAAGCTAATGGGGCTTGATCTTGCCAGCTATAGGTCACCTCTCACCAAAGCCGTTCATTCTGCTTTTGAGAAGCGCGATAGAATTGATGCGCTTATCTCGGAACGAACGGCCGCCCGCGTGCGCAAAGACTTCAAAGAATCCGACCGCATCCGCGACGAGCTCGCCGCGATGGGCATCGCGATCAAGGACGGCAAGGACGCCGACGGCAAGCCGGTGACGACCTGGGAGATCGCGCGATGA
- a CDS encoding GNAT family N-acetyltransferase, with translation MNADPKPALRPYLPEDAEIAAAIFFASIEQLTSDDYSEAQQEAWVSAADDEEKFAARLASQLTLIATLGGAPVGFASLEGTGHIDMLFVHPDFVGQRVGATLIDALEKLAGARGAQALTVDASDNAAEFFAKRGYVATQRNTVTINGEWLANTSMKKTLADPAAPGADQ, from the coding sequence ATGAACGCTGATCCGAAACCGGCGCTGCGGCCGTATCTGCCCGAGGATGCCGAGATCGCGGCTGCGATCTTCTTCGCGTCGATCGAGCAGCTCACGTCCGATGACTACAGCGAGGCGCAGCAGGAAGCCTGGGTCTCGGCCGCCGACGACGAGGAGAAATTCGCCGCCAGGCTCGCGTCGCAGCTCACGCTCATCGCGACGCTGGGCGGCGCGCCGGTGGGCTTCGCGTCGCTCGAGGGGACGGGTCATATCGACATGCTGTTCGTGCATCCTGATTTCGTCGGCCAGCGCGTCGGCGCGACGCTGATCGACGCGCTGGAAAAGCTCGCCGGCGCCCGCGGCGCACAGGCGCTGACGGTGGACGCCAGCGACAACGCCGCCGAATTTTTCGCTAAGCGCGGCTATGTCGCGACCCAGCGCAACACCGTCACGATCAACGGCGAATGGCTCGCCAACACCTCGATGAAAAAGACGCTCGCGGACCCCGCAGCGCCGGGAGCAGACCAATGA
- the cimA gene encoding citramalate synthase encodes MSRERLYLYDTTLRDGAQTNGVDFTLHDKRLIAGLLDDLGIDYVEGGYPGANPLDTEFFATEQKLERATFAAFGMTRRPGRSASNDPGVALLLDAKADAICYVAKSSEYQVRVALETTNDENIASIRDSVSLAKDKGREVLVDCEHFFDGYKENPAFALDCAKAAYESGARWVVLCDTNGGTMPDEVEAIVGEVVKHIPGSHVGIHAHNDTEQAVAVSFAAVRAGARQIQGTLNGLGERCGNANLVSMIPTLKLKKEFADRFEIGVSDDKLASLVQVSRALDNILDRAPNPHAPYVGGSAFVTKTGIHASAVMKDPHTYEHVTPESVGNHRKVLVSDQAGKSNVVAELSRTTIEFDRNDPKLGRLIEKMKEREAAGYAYESANASFDLLARSTLGQVPEFFHVEQFDVNVEQRYNSHGNRVTVAMAVVKVVVDGETLISAAEGNGPVNALDVALRKDLGKYQKYIEGLKLVDYRVRILNGGTEAVTRVLIESEDELGERWTTIGVSPNIIDASFQALMDSVVYKLVKSNAPL; translated from the coding sequence ATGAGTCGGGAACGGCTGTATCTCTACGACACCACGCTACGCGACGGCGCGCAGACCAACGGCGTCGACTTCACGCTGCACGACAAGCGGCTGATCGCCGGCCTGCTCGACGACCTCGGCATCGACTATGTCGAGGGCGGCTATCCCGGCGCCAATCCGCTCGACACCGAATTCTTCGCCACCGAGCAGAAGCTCGAGCGCGCGACCTTCGCCGCCTTCGGCATGACGCGGCGGCCGGGCCGCTCGGCCTCGAACGATCCCGGCGTCGCGCTGCTGCTCGACGCCAAGGCGGACGCGATCTGCTACGTCGCCAAATCGTCGGAGTATCAGGTCCGCGTTGCGCTGGAGACCACCAACGACGAGAACATCGCCTCGATCCGCGACAGCGTCTCGCTCGCCAAGGACAAGGGTCGCGAAGTGCTGGTCGATTGCGAGCACTTCTTCGACGGCTACAAGGAGAACCCGGCGTTCGCACTGGACTGCGCCAAGGCGGCCTACGAGTCCGGCGCGCGTTGGGTGGTGCTGTGCGACACCAATGGCGGCACCATGCCGGACGAGGTCGAGGCGATCGTCGGCGAGGTGGTCAAACACATCCCCGGCAGCCATGTCGGCATCCACGCCCATAACGACACCGAGCAGGCGGTAGCGGTGTCGTTCGCCGCGGTGCGCGCCGGCGCGCGGCAGATCCAGGGCACGCTGAACGGACTCGGCGAGCGCTGCGGCAACGCCAATCTGGTGTCGATGATCCCGACGCTGAAGCTGAAGAAGGAATTCGCCGATAGGTTCGAGATCGGCGTCTCCGACGACAAGCTGGCGAGCTTGGTGCAGGTGTCGCGCGCGCTCGACAATATTCTGGACCGCGCGCCCAATCCGCACGCGCCCTATGTCGGCGGCAGCGCCTTCGTCACGAAAACTGGGATCCACGCTTCGGCGGTGATGAAGGACCCGCACACTTACGAGCACGTCACGCCTGAATCCGTCGGCAACCACCGCAAGGTGCTGGTGTCGGATCAGGCCGGCAAGTCGAATGTGGTTGCGGAGCTGTCGCGCACCACGATCGAGTTCGACCGCAACGATCCCAAGCTCGGCCGGCTGATCGAGAAGATGAAGGAGCGGGAGGCGGCGGGCTACGCCTACGAGTCCGCCAACGCGTCGTTCGATCTGCTGGCGCGCAGCACGCTCGGGCAGGTGCCGGAGTTCTTCCATGTCGAGCAGTTCGACGTCAACGTCGAGCAGCGCTACAATTCGCACGGCAACCGCGTCACCGTGGCGATGGCGGTGGTCAAGGTGGTGGTCGACGGCGAGACGCTGATCTCGGCTGCCGAAGGCAACGGCCCGGTCAATGCGCTCGACGTCGCGTTGCGCAAGGACCTCGGCAAGTATCAGAAGTACATCGAGGGCCTGAAGCTGGTCGACTACCGCGTCCGTATCCTCAATGGCGGCACCGAGGCCGTGACTCGGGTCCTGATCGAGAGCGAGGACGAACTCGGCGAGCGCTGGACCACGATCGGCGTGTCGCCGAATATCATCGACGCCTCGTTCCAGGCGCTGATGGATTCGGTGGTCTACAAGCTGGTGAAATCGAACGCGCCGCTCTGA
- a CDS encoding c-type cytochrome, with translation MTASKGRFGKRFGIIAAIAVLAIGGAAAWIVQPPPIEQNDPGFGANVDPALVARGEYIARLGDCVACHTAEGGPLMAGGRALETPFGTVFSTNVTPDPKTGLGQWSFGAFDRAMRKGVSADGHNLYPAMPYPSYAKMTDDDMKALWAYLLKGLAPVEQANRPLAMQFPFNMRIGLAAWNFAFLDATPFKPDPAKDAVWNRGAYLVQGLGHCGACHTPRGLGFQEKAMSDAGPGGHFYLAGAKVENWNAIELRDLWTVEDTVLLLKTGQNRFATASGSMTDVILHSTQGLSDQDLTAIATYLKALPSDRPKAEARIASTEAPANTFTTRGGLGYAQFCTDCHRADGAGVKGIFPPLAGNPTVTAKDPATLVHIALTGWKTTATAAHPRVWTMPAFARLADREIAEILSFVRESWGEGAAPVTVAEVAAARAALDPKIDKSLFETPRLADLLAQPNAPQLVRGMRLNAETRALLPNHVGDDLNCASCHLNAGTVADGSPYVGVSAFFPSYAPRAGREITLEDRINGCFLRSMNGKPLPVDGADMQAMVAYFNWMKGATKPSDKVAGRGVGKVDTTLKPDPDNGKTIYVAQCVACHGQNGEGLKDAAGRLVYPPLWGERSFNIGAGMARTYTAAAFVKRNMPIGTHEKFPLGQGSLTDQEAIDVAEYFSHMERPDFPGKVKDWPNGNRPKDARY, from the coding sequence ATGACTGCGAGCAAGGGCCGCTTCGGCAAACGCTTCGGAATCATCGCGGCCATCGCCGTCCTTGCGATCGGCGGCGCCGCCGCCTGGATCGTGCAACCGCCGCCGATCGAGCAAAATGATCCGGGCTTCGGGGCCAATGTCGATCCCGCGCTGGTCGCGCGCGGCGAATACATCGCGCGGCTGGGCGACTGCGTCGCCTGCCATACCGCCGAGGGCGGCCCTCTCATGGCCGGCGGCCGCGCGCTCGAGACGCCGTTCGGCACCGTCTTTTCGACCAATGTGACGCCCGATCCGAAAACCGGACTCGGGCAATGGTCGTTCGGCGCGTTCGATCGCGCGATGCGCAAGGGCGTGTCGGCGGACGGCCACAATCTGTATCCGGCGATGCCCTATCCGTCCTACGCGAAGATGACGGACGACGACATGAAGGCGCTGTGGGCCTATCTCCTCAAGGGCCTCGCGCCGGTCGAGCAGGCCAATCGCCCGCTCGCCATGCAGTTTCCGTTCAACATGCGCATCGGTCTCGCCGCCTGGAATTTCGCCTTCCTCGACGCGACGCCGTTCAAGCCCGATCCGGCGAAGGATGCGGTGTGGAATCGCGGCGCCTATCTCGTCCAGGGTCTCGGCCATTGCGGCGCCTGTCACACGCCGCGCGGCCTCGGCTTCCAGGAAAAGGCGATGAGCGACGCCGGACCGGGGGGCCATTTCTATCTCGCCGGCGCCAAGGTCGAGAACTGGAATGCGATCGAGCTGCGCGATCTATGGACCGTCGAGGACACCGTCCTGCTGCTGAAGACCGGCCAAAATCGTTTCGCCACCGCCTCCGGCAGCATGACCGACGTCATCCTGCATTCGACGCAGGGGCTCTCCGACCAGGACCTGACCGCGATCGCGACCTATCTCAAGGCGCTGCCGTCCGATCGGCCGAAGGCCGAGGCGCGGATCGCCTCGACCGAGGCTCCCGCGAACACTTTCACCACCCGCGGCGGGCTCGGCTATGCGCAGTTCTGCACCGACTGTCACCGGGCCGATGGCGCCGGGGTGAAGGGCATCTTCCCGCCACTCGCCGGCAATCCGACCGTCACCGCGAAAGATCCGGCGACGCTGGTGCATATCGCGCTGACCGGCTGGAAGACCACCGCGACCGCCGCCCATCCGCGGGTCTGGACGATGCCGGCCTTCGCCCGCCTCGCCGATCGCGAGATCGCCGAGATCCTGTCCTTCGTGCGCGAGAGCTGGGGCGAAGGCGCAGCTCCGGTCACCGTGGCCGAGGTCGCCGCGGCGCGTGCCGCGCTCGATCCGAAGATCGACAAGTCGCTGTTCGAGACGCCACGCCTCGCCGACCTGCTGGCGCAGCCGAATGCGCCGCAACTGGTGCGCGGCATGCGGCTCAACGCCGAAACCCGCGCGCTGCTGCCGAACCATGTCGGCGACGATCTCAATTGCGCATCCTGCCATCTCAACGCCGGAACGGTGGCGGACGGCAGCCCCTATGTCGGCGTCTCGGCGTTCTTCCCCAGCTACGCACCGCGCGCCGGCCGCGAGATCACGCTGGAGGACCGCATCAACGGCTGTTTCCTGCGCTCGATGAACGGCAAGCCGCTGCCGGTCGACGGCGCCGACATGCAGGCGATGGTGGCGTATTTCAACTGGATGAAGGGCGCGACCAAACCCTCCGACAAGGTGGCCGGACGCGGCGTCGGCAAGGTCGACACGACGTTGAAGCCCGATCCGGACAACGGCAAGACGATCTACGTGGCGCAATGCGTAGCCTGCCACGGCCAGAACGGCGAAGGCCTGAAAGACGCCGCCGGCCGGCTGGTCTATCCGCCGCTATGGGGCGAGCGTTCCTTCAACATCGGTGCCGGCATGGCGCGCACCTACACCGCCGCCGCCTTCGTCAAGCGCAACATGCCGATCGGCACCCACGAGAAATTCCCGCTGGGACAAGGCAGCCTGACCGATCAGGAGGCGATCGACGTGGCGGAGTATTTCAGCCACATGGAGCGGCCCGACTTCCCCGGCAAGGTCAAGGACTGGCCGAACGGCAACAGGCCGAAGGACGCGCGCTACTGA
- a CDS encoding TIGR00730 family Rossman fold protein → MSEIKTVCVYCGSGAGTNPLFIEAARAFGKELAESGVTLVYGGGAIGLMGAVANAVLDHGGTVTGIIPGFLRTKEIALDRVQDLIVTDDMHERKRLMFERSDAFVALPGGVGTLEELVEQMTWQQLGRHRKPILIANIEGFWDPLLGLLAHMTEAAFIRPQLSVNVLTADSVSEILPKLRAAAAPEQAKMMPPEIARRL, encoded by the coding sequence ATGAGCGAAATCAAAACCGTCTGCGTTTATTGCGGGTCCGGAGCGGGCACCAACCCCCTTTTCATCGAGGCGGCCCGGGCCTTCGGCAAGGAACTCGCCGAGAGCGGCGTGACGCTGGTCTATGGCGGCGGCGCGATCGGGCTGATGGGCGCGGTCGCCAACGCCGTGCTGGATCACGGCGGCACCGTCACCGGGATCATCCCCGGGTTTCTACGCACCAAAGAGATCGCGCTCGACCGCGTGCAGGACCTGATCGTCACCGACGACATGCACGAACGCAAGCGGCTGATGTTCGAACGCTCCGACGCCTTCGTGGCGCTGCCCGGCGGCGTGGGCACGCTGGAGGAACTGGTCGAGCAGATGACCTGGCAGCAGCTCGGCCGGCACCGGAAGCCGATCCTGATCGCCAATATCGAAGGCTTCTGGGACCCGCTGCTCGGACTGCTGGCGCACATGACCGAAGCCGCCTTCATCCGCCCCCAACTCTCGGTCAACGTCCTGACCGCAGATTCCGTCAGCGAAATTCTGCCGAAGCTGCGCGCCGCCGCGGCGCCGGAGCAGGCCAAGATGATGCCGCCCGAGATCGCGCGCCGGCTTTGA
- a CDS encoding ABC transporter ATP-binding protein/permease encodes MAHPHSHSQSGSPAAEDAVAQKATLGATLVHLWPYIWPGDRFDLKMRVAWSVVLLLVAKAATLVVPFTFKWATDALTGADTAPVEPSNWTLWLLASPLALTLSYGLTRVLMAVLTQWRDGMFAQVAMHAVRKLAYRTFVHMHELSLRFHLERKTGGLTRVLERGRLGIEVIVRMVILQLVPTIIELALVMAVLLWQFDWRYVAVIMATVVVYMFYTYKATEWRIEIRRRMNDSDSDANQKAIDSLLNYETVKYFGAEEREARRYDKSMERYEGASVSTYTSLAVLNAGQAVIFTFGLTATMLMCAVGIRNGTNTVGDFVMINAMMIQFYQPLNFMGMVYREIKQAIIDIEKMFAVLSRNPEVKDKPNAEPLVVTTGTVQFEDVRFAYDPSRPILKGLSFEVPAGKTVAIVGPSGAGKSTISRLLFRLYDVSAGHIRIDGQDIRDVTQNSLRAAIGMVPQDTVLFNDTIRYNIRYGRWNATDEEVEEAARTAQIDTFIKSSPKGYETEVGERGLKLSGGEKQRVAIARTVLKSPPILVLDEATSALDSHTEHEIQGALERVSQNRTSLVIAHRLSTIVGADEIIVLDQGRISERGTHAQLLEHGGLYASMWNRQREAEEARERLAMIGDDVVPNDSPVRSPAIDDDLATSAAAE; translated from the coding sequence ATGGCTCACCCACATTCGCATTCGCAAAGCGGCAGTCCTGCTGCGGAGGACGCCGTAGCGCAGAAGGCGACGCTGGGCGCGACCTTGGTGCATCTGTGGCCCTATATCTGGCCGGGCGACCGGTTCGACCTGAAGATGCGGGTGGCCTGGTCGGTGGTGCTGCTGCTGGTCGCCAAGGCGGCGACGCTGGTCGTTCCGTTCACGTTCAAATGGGCGACCGACGCGCTGACCGGCGCCGACACCGCACCGGTCGAACCCTCGAACTGGACGCTGTGGCTGCTCGCGTCGCCGCTGGCGCTGACGCTGAGCTACGGCCTGACGCGGGTGCTGATGGCGGTGCTGACGCAATGGCGCGACGGCATGTTCGCCCAGGTGGCGATGCATGCGGTGCGCAAGCTCGCCTATCGCACCTTCGTTCACATGCACGAATTGTCGCTGCGCTTCCACCTCGAGCGCAAGACCGGCGGTCTGACCCGGGTGCTGGAGCGCGGCCGGCTCGGCATCGAAGTCATCGTGCGGATGGTGATCCTGCAACTGGTGCCGACGATCATCGAACTGGCGCTGGTGATGGCGGTGCTGCTGTGGCAGTTCGACTGGCGCTACGTCGCGGTGATCATGGCCACCGTCGTCGTCTACATGTTCTACACCTACAAAGCGACCGAGTGGCGGATCGAGATCCGCCGCCGGATGAACGATTCCGACAGCGACGCCAACCAGAAGGCGATCGACTCGCTGCTGAATTACGAGACGGTGAAGTATTTCGGCGCCGAGGAGCGCGAGGCGCGGCGCTACGACAAATCGATGGAGCGCTACGAGGGCGCCAGCGTCAGCACCTACACTTCGCTCGCGGTGCTCAATGCGGGGCAGGCGGTGATCTTCACCTTCGGCCTGACCGCGACGATGCTGATGTGCGCCGTCGGCATCCGCAACGGCACCAACACCGTCGGCGATTTCGTCATGATCAACGCGATGATGATTCAGTTCTATCAGCCGTTGAACTTCATGGGTATGGTGTATCGCGAGATCAAGCAGGCGATCATCGACATCGAGAAGATGTTCGCGGTGCTGTCGCGCAATCCCGAGGTCAAGGACAAGCCGAACGCCGAGCCGCTGGTGGTCACCACCGGCACCGTGCAGTTCGAGGACGTCCGCTTCGCCTACGATCCGTCGCGCCCGATCCTGAAGGGCCTCAGCTTCGAGGTGCCGGCCGGCAAGACGGTGGCGATCGTCGGCCCGTCGGGCGCCGGCAAGTCGACGATCTCGCGGCTGCTGTTCCGGCTGTACGACGTCTCCGCCGGCCACATCCGCATCGACGGCCAGGACATTCGCGACGTCACCCAGAACTCGTTGCGGGCTGCGATCGGCATGGTGCCGCAAGACACCGTCCTGTTCAACGACACCATCCGCTACAATATCCGCTACGGCCGTTGGAACGCCACCGACGAAGAGGTCGAGGAAGCGGCGAGGACTGCTCAGATCGACACGTTCATCAAGTCGTCGCCGAAGGGCTACGAGACCGAAGTCGGCGAGCGCGGGCTGAAATTGTCCGGCGGCGAAAAGCAGCGTGTCGCGATTGCGCGAACCGTTCTCAAGTCGCCGCCGATCCTGGTGCTGGACGAAGCCACCTCGGCGCTCGACAGCCATACCGAGCACGAAATTCAGGGCGCGCTGGAGCGCGTGTCACAGAACCGCACCTCGCTGGTGATCGCGCACCGGCTGTCGACCATCGTCGGCGCCGACGAGATCATCGTGCTCGATCAGGGCCGGATTTCCGAACGCGGCACGCATGCGCAACTGCTCGAGCATGGCGGGCTCTACGCCAGCATGTGGAACAGGCAGCGCGAGGCGGAAGAGGCGCGCGAGCGCCTGGCGATGATCGGGGACGACGTCGTCCCGAACGATTCACCGGTTCGTTCGCCCGCGATCGACGACGATCTGGCAACTTCCGCGGCGGCGGAGTAA
- a CDS encoding phosphatidylserine decarboxylase: MSVVNSIRAQIPPIHREGYPFIGAFALATLVLFLIWAPLGWIGTVLTIWCVLFFRDPVRVTPVREGLVVAPADGRVSMVVQIIPPPALGLGDKPLPRVSIFMSVFNCHVNRSPVAGRVERIIYSPGKFINAELDKASEDNERNSLVISTPAGQIGVVQIAGLVARRIVSFVREGQPLAAGERFGLIRFGSRLDVYLPEGAKPLVSEGQTAIAGETVLADFSLGDGGRTYRAD; the protein is encoded by the coding sequence ATGTCCGTCGTGAATTCCATCCGTGCCCAGATCCCGCCGATTCATCGGGAAGGCTATCCGTTCATCGGCGCGTTCGCGCTCGCGACCCTGGTGCTGTTCCTGATCTGGGCCCCGCTCGGCTGGATCGGGACCGTGCTGACGATCTGGTGCGTGCTGTTCTTCCGCGATCCGGTTCGGGTGACGCCGGTGCGTGAAGGCCTGGTGGTGGCTCCGGCCGACGGCCGGGTGTCGATGGTGGTCCAGATCATCCCGCCGCCGGCGCTCGGGCTCGGCGACAAGCCGCTGCCGCGCGTCTCGATCTTCATGAGCGTGTTCAACTGCCATGTGAACCGCAGCCCGGTGGCGGGCCGGGTCGAGCGCATCATCTATTCGCCGGGCAAGTTCATCAACGCCGAACTCGACAAGGCGAGCGAGGACAACGAGCGCAACTCGCTGGTGATCTCGACCCCGGCCGGGCAGATCGGTGTGGTTCAGATCGCCGGGCTGGTGGCGCGGCGGATCGTCTCGTTCGTCCGCGAAGGCCAGCCGCTGGCCGCCGGCGAACGGTTCGGCCTGATCCGGTTCGGTTCGCGGCTCGACGTTTACCTGCCGGAAGGCGCCAAGCCGCTAGTGTCCGAGGGGCAGACGGCGATCGCTGGCGAAACCGTGCTGGCGGACTTCAGTCTCGGCGACGGCGGCCGCACCTATCGGGCCGATTGA
- the pssA gene encoding CDP-diacylglycerol--serine O-phosphatidyltransferase, producing the protein MQYDETPPEMPRRRFGPIPVRLLVPNVITLLAICAGLTAIRLSTEGRMELAVAAIVFAAVLDGIDGRVARMIKGQSKFGAELDSLADFVNFGVAPGLILYFWQLHDLNNVGWIAAMVFAISGGLRLARFNATMDDPNKPAFAANFFTGVPAPAGAITVLLPVYMAFLGAPTPPAVLTALYTLLIAFLMVSRLPVFSGKTVKMRVAPEMVLPLFVSVVLFIALLIGYPWHILSACSVLYLLGLPLGWRSYRDHQRAAATQESPPASPAGSKPTLVIPEAAAKDDRPTRLN; encoded by the coding sequence ATGCAATATGACGAGACCCCACCCGAGATGCCGCGCCGCCGGTTCGGTCCGATTCCGGTGCGGCTGCTGGTGCCCAACGTCATCACCCTGCTGGCGATCTGCGCCGGCCTGACGGCGATCCGGCTCTCGACCGAAGGCCGGATGGAACTCGCGGTGGCGGCGATCGTGTTCGCCGCGGTGCTCGACGGCATCGACGGCCGCGTCGCGCGGATGATCAAGGGTCAGTCGAAATTCGGCGCCGAACTCGACAGCCTGGCTGATTTCGTCAATTTCGGCGTGGCGCCGGGGCTGATCCTGTATTTCTGGCAGCTCCACGATCTCAACAATGTCGGCTGGATCGCCGCGATGGTGTTTGCGATCAGCGGCGGCCTGCGGCTGGCGCGCTTCAACGCCACCATGGACGATCCGAACAAGCCGGCCTTCGCGGCCAATTTCTTCACCGGCGTGCCCGCGCCCGCCGGCGCCATCACCGTTCTGTTGCCGGTTTATATGGCCTTTCTCGGCGCGCCGACGCCGCCCGCGGTGCTGACGGCGCTGTACACGCTGCTGATCGCGTTCCTGATGGTGTCGCGGCTGCCGGTGTTCTCCGGCAAGACGGTGAAGATGCGGGTGGCGCCGGAAATGGTGCTGCCGCTGTTCGTCTCGGTGGTGCTGTTCATCGCACTGCTGATCGGCTACCCGTGGCACATCCTGTCGGCGTGTTCGGTGCTGTATCTGCTCGGCCTGCCGCTCGGCTGGCGGTCCTATCGCGATCACCAGCGGGCTGCCGCCACGCAGGAGTCTCCGCCGGCATCTCCCGCAGGCAGCAAGCCGACTCTGGTGATCCCGGAAGCGGCCGCCAAAGACGATCGACCGACCCGGCTGAACTGA
- a CDS encoding RraA family protein: protein MPQSESGSLPAAVLEALTRYDTPTICNAMEIVAPERRAIGFTTRPLVCPFPQLPPIVGYARTATIRATVASGLPAAEQQAQRMAYYEYVGSGHGPRISVIQDIDGPDAGFGAFWGEVHSALHQALGCLGVITDGSVRDIPQWAPGFQALAGSIGPSHGHVHVTGFAAEVRVAGMTVHDGDLIHADSHGAIVIPHHLAEKLPAAAELCGRREVPILEIARDPSFSLQRLREALIRSGEIH, encoded by the coding sequence GTGCCCCAATCCGAATCCGGATCTCTGCCCGCCGCCGTGCTCGAAGCGCTGACGCGGTACGACACGCCGACGATCTGCAATGCGATGGAAATCGTTGCCCCGGAGCGCCGCGCCATCGGCTTCACGACGCGCCCACTGGTGTGTCCATTTCCCCAATTGCCGCCGATCGTCGGCTATGCCCGCACCGCGACCATCCGCGCCACGGTCGCCTCGGGTCTGCCCGCGGCCGAGCAGCAGGCGCAACGGATGGCGTATTACGAGTATGTCGGCTCCGGGCACGGTCCGCGGATCAGTGTCATCCAGGACATCGACGGCCCGGACGCCGGCTTCGGCGCGTTCTGGGGCGAGGTCCACAGTGCCTTGCATCAGGCGCTGGGGTGTCTCGGCGTGATCACCGACGGCTCCGTCCGCGACATCCCGCAATGGGCGCCGGGCTTCCAGGCGCTCGCCGGTTCGATCGGTCCGTCACACGGCCACGTCCACGTCACCGGCTTTGCCGCGGAAGTCCGCGTCGCCGGCATGACCGTGCATGACGGCGACCTGATCCATGCCGACAGCCATGGTGCGATCGTGATCCCGCATCACCTCGCCGAGAAACTGCCGGCCGCCGCCGAACTCTGCGGCCGACGCGAGGTGCCGATCCTCGAGATCGCGCGCGATCCGTCGTTCTCGCTGCAGCGGCTGCGCGAGGCGCTGATCCGGTCCGGGGAGATTCACTGA